From the genome of Vibrio orientalis CIP 102891 = ATCC 33934:
TGATTAGGCTCCTGGCATCACATCTACGCACTATAAAAACTTATCCGAGCTTACTGGCTGAAGCACTAGGCAGGATAATATCCAAAATGTCGGATCTCACACCTAATTATGCAGTAGTTCTTTTTACCAATTTAGTTGGCACCATCATCCTCACCAAGCTTCTGTTTTTATTGTTGATTTGATCAACGATAATTTTCACACACTCACGCGCTAGACGACGGAAGTCTTGGTGGAAAGTGGTCAGTTGGTAGCTCAACCATTCTGCTTGTGGAATGTTGTCGAAGCCGATGACTTTCAGATCTTGAGGGATACGAATACCACACTCAATACGTGCAATGTCCATTACCGCCATTGCAAGGTTGTCGGTTGCACAGAACACGGCTTCTGGACGATCCTTATCGGCCAGCATAGCACGTACTTTATCCAGTGAACTTGCGTAGTCGTAGCTCGCTTCAATGAGGCGTGGTGCTTTACCCGTTAAGTCTTCAAACTCAGAGCTGAAGCCGCTTTGGCGCTCGTCATTGGTAAAGGTTGGCACTTCTCCCGTCAGGTAAACCGCGTTTTTCACTCCACGTTCGTGCAGCAGTTGCGCCGCTTGTTGACCAGCTTCGTAGTTATCGCTGACAACGTGGCTACTTTTAGTTCCTTCCACTACACGAGCGTACTGAACAATAGGGATATCGAACTCTTCACATTCTTCATAAAGTGACTTGTTGAACGTTGCTGATGCGGCGATGACGCCATCGACTCTGTATTGGAAGATGTTAGGGATCGAATGGTTGTCATTGCCATCAACTTGCCACGGAATAAGCACGGCTGAGTAGCCCTGTTTTTGTAACTCAGATGAGATGAGCTGCAGGGTTTTCATGTGAATAGGGTAGTCTGCATCTGGGAAAACTAAGCCAATCAATTTGGATTCGTTTGTTGTTAGGCTACGGGCAAAGGCATTGGGGCGATAATTGAGTGCTTTTGCGGCTTCAAACACTTTTTGCTTGGTTTTGTCTGATACCGAACTGCCCGGTACAAATACGCGAGAGACAGTGGATTGAGAAACGCCAGCCAATTTAGCGACATCTTTAGAGGTGACGGTAGGTTTTGACGCCGAGGCGTGTTTTGAAGAGTTCATAGACCATGCTTTTGAGCCAAAATAACAGACTACAGAGTATCATGAATAGGTACGTATTCAAAAAGTCTGTATGTAAGAATAGCATGAAAAACAAGGGGTAGTCTGTAATATTGGGTATTTGGCTGGGTATAACCCAAAAAGCTCTGAGTCGTTAAAATATAACGCCGCAGAGCTTTTAATTAGGGGGCTGATTAATCAGCAGTGTCGCTCGTGATTAGAAGTAGTAACGGATGCCCGCGGCAAATTGGTCATCGCTATTTTCATACTTCACGCCATTGTGTGAATCTTTGCCGTTATCGAATTGGTATTCCGTCCACACTAAGAACTTGTTCTTCTTAAAGTGGTACTCAAGGCCAGGGATAATAAGCTGACGTTCATAACCATTTGCGTTGTCGTCGGTATCCGTTAAGTAGTTAACGTTAAAGGTAGGG
Proteins encoded in this window:
- a CDS encoding LacI family DNA-binding transcriptional regulator, which translates into the protein MNSSKHASASKPTVTSKDVAKLAGVSQSTVSRVFVPGSSVSDKTKQKVFEAAKALNYRPNAFARSLTTNESKLIGLVFPDADYPIHMKTLQLISSELQKQGYSAVLIPWQVDGNDNHSIPNIFQYRVDGVIAASATFNKSLYEECEEFDIPIVQYARVVEGTKSSHVVSDNYEAGQQAAQLLHERGVKNAVYLTGEVPTFTNDERQSGFSSEFEDLTGKAPRLIEASYDYASSLDKVRAMLADKDRPEAVFCATDNLAMAVMDIARIECGIRIPQDLKVIGFDNIPQAEWLSYQLTTFHQDFRRLARECVKIIVDQINNKNRSLVRMMVPTKLVKRTTA